Proteins encoded by one window of Sandaracinaceae bacterium:
- a CDS encoding DUF1990 domain-containing protein has protein sequence MFHLVPPSDERVLALLRARGDQPFTYRDVGLTRTPLAVAPAGFVLDRYGTESGRGRDVFERACAALAKVDNYPPSFTRVVRAPGELAPGSLFATVARHLGFASVHPCRVIYVAREPSSFAFGFGTLPGHAESGEESFRVTLDDDVVRYDVQAFSRPHGVLSRLGAPVARSYQLRFQRETLERMRALVR, from the coding sequence ATGTTCCACCTCGTGCCGCCGAGCGACGAGCGAGTCCTGGCGCTGCTCCGCGCTCGCGGCGACCAGCCCTTCACCTACCGTGACGTGGGCCTGACGCGCACACCGCTCGCGGTCGCGCCAGCGGGCTTCGTGCTGGACCGCTACGGTACGGAGTCCGGGCGGGGGCGTGACGTGTTCGAGCGTGCGTGCGCTGCGCTAGCCAAGGTGGACAACTACCCGCCCTCCTTCACGCGTGTCGTGCGCGCTCCCGGCGAGCTCGCGCCGGGCTCCCTGTTCGCGACCGTCGCGCGACACCTGGGCTTCGCCTCGGTGCACCCCTGTCGCGTGATCTACGTGGCGCGAGAGCCCAGCAGCTTTGCCTTCGGCTTCGGCACGCTGCCCGGACACGCCGAGAGCGGGGAGGAGAGCTTCCGGGTCACGCTCGACGACGACGTGGTGCGCTACGACGTACAGGCCTTCTCGCGCCCGCACGGGGTGCTCTCACGCCTCGGTGCACCGGTTGCGCGTAGCTATCAGCTGCGCTTCCAGCGCGAGACGCTGGAGCGCATGCGCGCCCTGGTGCGCTAG